A genomic region of Eucalyptus grandis isolate ANBG69807.140 chromosome 5, ASM1654582v1, whole genome shotgun sequence contains the following coding sequences:
- the LOC104446314 gene encoding UPF0481 protein At3g47200, with protein sequence MAAVESGLPQVQKEPSEALQIGVKSNGIESIPKDELRLSSSECVVSIKEILAQPCQEDEERPWEKLSIYQIPLYLKNGEDKAYVPQIVSLGPYHHGKKPLRPMEQHKLRCLRCILKRFNHDIGPYLDSVKKEEEAARACYEGTISMSSDDFVQMMVLDGCFVIELLRGVSMGFEELGYSPNDPIFSMRLLMVKIQQDMIMLENQIPLSILDLLLGLQLGVLIRGSWPGCRCSSLTLCTQTLVANGYSTGRPTLAGSIASGVLAKHAAVQLNAVRDQATAAELETVHSLLDRAPRCQDQDQVDIYGQLGDIRFRDRILWIPQLVIHDGTRSLFLNLIAFEQCHFNCSNYVTSYVVFMHNLIKSPEDVRYLRNKRIIMHCLGSDAEVVDLFNELSQKVALDIEDSYLYDLSTEVELRCFNWYSRIESLQIKCKKWKAILKHKYFDSPWSIISLIAAFILLVLTFIQSLYAVYGYYKVRIKWTKEWFWNGEKKNKSLLKKKKNRR encoded by the coding sequence ATGGCTGCTGTGGAATCTGGACTCCCGCAGGTACAAAAAGAACCATCCGAGGCTCTCCAGATTGGGGTCAAGAGCAACGGGATCGAAAGCATCCCCAAAGATGAGCTGAGGCTGTCCTCGTCCGAGTGTGTCGTCTCCATCAAAGAGATCCTCGCGCAACCTTGCCAGGAGGACGAGGAGCGCCCATGGGAAAAGCTCTCCATTTACCAGATCCCGCTATATCTCAAAAATGGCGAGGACAAAGCCTATGTCCCCCAGATCGTATCCCTTGGGCCGTACCACCACGGTAAAAAGCCCCTCCGTCCTATGGAGCAGCACAAGTTGCGCTGCCTCCGCTGCATCCTCAAGCGCTTCAATCATGATATAGGCCCCTATCTAGACTcagtgaagaaggaggaggaggcagctCGCGCCTGCTACGAGGGAACGATATCCATGAGCAGCGACGACTTCGTGCAGATGATGGTTCTCGATGGGTGCTTTGTGATCGAACTGTTGAGGGGAGTCTCTATGGGGTTCGAGGAACTTGGCTACTCTCCCAATGATCCCATCTTCTCAATGCGATTATTGATGGTCAAGATCCAGCAGGACATGATCATGCTCGAGAATCAGATACCGCTCTCCATACTTGACCTGCTACTCGGTCTCCAGCTCGGCGTGCTCATCCGGGGCTCGTGGCCAGGCTGTCGATGCAGTTCTTTGACTCTCTGCACCCAAACTTTAGTGGCGAATGGATATTCAACCGGTCGTCCAACCTTGGCAGGCTCCATTGCCTCGGGTGTTTTGGCAAAGCATGCTGCCGTTCAACTCAACGCGGTCCGAGACCAAGCAACAGCCGCGGAGCTGGAAACTGTTCATTCGCTGCTTGACCGAGCTCCGAGATGCCAGGATCAAGATCAGGTTGACATATACGGACAACTGGGGGACATCAGGTTCAGGGACAGGATCCTCTGGATCCCCCAGCTTGTTATCCACGATGGGACGAGGTCGCTCTTCCTCAACCTAATAGCCTTCGAGCAGTGTCACTTCAATTGCAGCAACTATGTCACCTCGTATGTAGTCTTTATGCACAACTTGATCAAATCTCCTGAGGACGTCCGGTACCTCCGCAACAAGAGGATCATCATGCACTGCCTTGGGAGCGATGCTGAGGTCGTTGACCTCTTCAACGAGCTTAGCCAAAAGGTGGCCTTGGACATTGAAGATAGTTATCTCTATGATCTGTCTACAGAAGTGGAACTGCGGTGCTTTAATTGGTATTCCCGGATAGAGTCTCTTCAGATTAAATGTAAGAAGTGGAAAGCCATTCTCAAGCACAAGTACTTCGACAGTCCCTGGTCAATCATTTCCTTAATTGCTGCCTTCATATTGCTTGTGCTTACTTTCATACAATCCCTCTATGCAGTCTATGGCTACTATAAG